Proteins from one Malassezia vespertilionis chromosome 2, complete sequence genomic window:
- the MCM3 gene encoding DNA helicase (COG:L; EggNog:ENOG503NXER) — protein sequence MSEALQFEIPALDDDLLKDRARTFSEFLDDHSGASDYRSAIKRMLNADGRRLVVNLDEVRTYNRDYADGLLNDPTGYIPPFENALNLLVEQLQEPSKHDIHGKMYHIGLRGSFGENHVNTRTLRSTFLGKMVSLEGIVTRCSLVRPKIVKSIHFCEATDRFHMREYRDATMIGAGPPSSSTYPTTDESGNRLVTEYGLSVYRDHQTITIQEMPEHAPPGQLPRAVDVVMDDDLVDLCKPGDRLQLVGMYKTVGNRVGHSNTSNFRTLLLANNVHLLSNKSGGGITHLFLSDLDIRNINRIAKRRNVFDLLAQSLAPSIFGLDYIKKAVLLMLLGGLEKNLANGAHIRGDINILMVGDPSTAKSQVLRFVLNTAPLAIATTGRGSSGVGLTAAVTTDRDTGERRLEAGAMVLADRGVVCIDEFDKMSDSDRVAIHEVMEQQTVTIAKAGIHTTLNARCSVVAAANPIYGQYDVHKDPGKNIALPDSLLSRFDLLFVITDDVDEHRDRLISEHVLRMHRYLQPGQPVGAPARDNLEQVLEVGGPDEEEQAEGIEDESPFEKYNPTFHVGISGANARKEVLALLFIKKYIQYAKSRLTPVLTQGAAEWITNVYANLRNDELGGAQRKTAPITARTLETLIRLATAYAKARLSPRIEERDAEAAEEILRYALFKEVMRTKTTKRRKTRKGDDDEEEDEEEDYMEDAADQDEAERALGGYQQQTAYATRQARAAQDTDAEHEAAVREVAALAEQMHETRRAVPQNDRFRSFRSAASHVLHADLEDVQEVAFATLLSMVNDRVDDRVDAPFSADEARAILSAMHHDNQLQFSDGAYDAPPLTLDVVYKL from the coding sequence atgagcgaagcgctgcaattTGAGATCCCTGCGCTAGATGACGACCTGCTCAAGGATCGTGCGCGCACCTTTAGCGAGTTTCTCGATGATCAtagcggcgcgagcgactACCGCAGTGCAATTAAGCGCATGCTCAATGCTGACGGCCGGCGGCTTGTCGTAAATTTGGACGAAGTGCGCACCTACAACCGCGACTATGCCGATGGTCTGTTAAATGATCCCACTGGGTACATTCCACCATTCGAGAACGCGCTCAACTTGCTGGTTGAGCAGCTACAAGAGCCGTCGAAGCACGATATCCATGGGAAAATGTACCATATCGGTCTGCGCGGGAGTTTTGGCGAGAACCATGTGAATACAAGGACGCTACGCAGCACGTTTCTGGGGAAAATGGTGAGTTTGGAAGGTATTGTGACACGGTGCTCGCTTGTACGGCCCAAGATTGTCAAGTCGATCCACTTTTGCGAGGCCACGGATCGGTTCCACATGCGCGAGTACAGAGACGCGACGATGATTGGCGCTGGCCcgccgagctcgtcgacctACCCCACCACCGACGAAAGCGGAAACAGGCTTGTAACCGAGTATGGCCTGAGCGTGTACCGGGACCACCAAACGATCACGATCCAGGAAATGCCAGAGCACGCGCCCCCTGGTCAGCTTCCTCGCGCGGTCGATGTTGTGATGGACGATGATTTGGTGGACCTGTGCAAGCCTGGGGATCGGCTGCAGCTGGTAGGGATGTACAAGACGGTCGGGAACCGCGTCGGGCACAGCAACACGTCCAActtccgcacgctgctgctcgccaaCAACGTGCACCTTTTGTCGAACAAGtctggcggcggcatcACACACCTATTTTTAAGTGACCTGGATATCCGCAACATTAACCGTATCGCAAAAAGGCGCAACGTGTTTGATTTGCTCGCGCAATCACTCGCGCCGTCTATTTTTGGGCTGGACTATATAAAAAAGGCCGTGCTCCTCATGCTTTTGGGCGGCTTGGAAAAAAACCTCGCGAACGGCGCGCATATCCGTGGCGATATCAATATCCTCATGGTCGGCGATCCAAGCACTGCCAAGAGCCAGGTGCTGCGTTTTGTGCTGAAtactgcgccgctcgcaatCGCCACCACCGGCCGTGGCAGCTCCGGTGTCGGTCTCACCGCGGCCGTCACGACCGACCGAGACACGGgtgagcggcgcttggaGGCCGGTGCAATGGTGCTTGCCGACCGCGGCGTTGTGTGTATCGACGAGTTTGACAAGATGTCCGACTCGGACCGCGTCGCGATCCACGAAGTGATGGAGCAGCAAACGGTCACCATCGCCAAGGCGGGTATCCACACGACTTTGAACGCGCGGTGCTCTGTAGTTGCTGCTGCGAACCCAATCTACGGGCAGTACGACGTGCATAAAGACCCGGGCAAGAACATTGCGCTCCCCGACTCGCTCCTCTCGCGTTTTGACTTGCTCTTTGTCATCACCGACGACGTGGACGAGCACCGCGACCGTTTGATTAGCGAGCACGttttgcgcatgcaccgctACCTGCAGCCAGGTCAGCCAgtcggcgcgcctgccCGCGATAATTTGGAGCAGGTCCTCGAGGTGGGCGGGCCagacgaggaggagcaaGCCGAGGGGATTGAAGACGAGTCGCCGTTTGAAAAGTACAACCCCACTTTTCACGTGGGCATTTCGGGCGCGAATGCACGCAAAGAggtgctcgcgctcctgtTTATCAAGAAGTACATCCAGTATGCCAAGTCGCGCCTAACGCCCGTGCTcacgcaaggcgcggccGAATGGATCACCAACGTCTATGCAAACCTGCGCAAcgacgagcttggcggcgcgcagcgcaagacaGCGCCCATCACTGCCCGTACGCTCGAGACGCTTATTCGTCTTGCAACCGCATacgccaaagcgcgacTCAGTCCCCGcatcgaggagcgcgacgcggaaGCAGCTGAAGAAATTCTGCGCTACGCGCTGTTCAAGGAAGTGATGCGCACCAAGACGACGAAGCGCAGGAAGACACGCAAAGGCGACGATGACGAAgaggaagacgaggaggaagacTACATGGAGGACGCAGCGGACCAAGACGaggcagagcgcgcgctcggcggaTACCAGCAGCAAACCGCGTACGCGAcgcggcaggcgcgcgccgcccaggACACGGACGCGGAGCACGAAgctgcagtgcgcgagGTGGCCGCGCTGGCTGAGCAGATGCACGagacgcgccgtgccgtgcCTCAAAACGACCGGTTCCGCTCGTTTCGTTCCGCAGCGAGCCATGTACTGCATGCAGACTTGGAAGACGTGC